From Phaenicophaeus curvirostris isolate KB17595 chromosome 2, BPBGC_Pcur_1.0, whole genome shotgun sequence:
GTGggcagaaggttaaagagaactgGATGCACTAGTTCATACAAGATCTATGGAATGGGCATCAAGATTTATGGAAATTCAAAGAATAattagaaagaggaaaacattcCGTCtctagcagggaaaaaaaccaacaaaaaaacacaacccaAACAAACATTGCATTTAATGAAACAGTTTTAAGGTGTTTTCATTCATGGTTTACAAATGCTGCCAGTGGTGGACGCAGGATGCTGCTTCCAGCCAGGAACCACAAATaccaatttcatagaatcacagaatcatcaagttggaaaagagctcttggatcatcgagtctaaccattccaaTCTGCCACTAGACCACGTCCccgagcacctcgtccacacttcttttaaacacctccagggaaggtgactcaaccccctccctgggcagcctctgccagtgcccaatgaccctttctgtgaaaatttttttcctaatgtccagcctaaatctcccctggcgcagcttgaggccatgccctctcgtcctgtcccctgtcacttgggagaagaggccagcactttcctctctacaacctcctttcagggagttgtagagaacaataaggtctcccctcagcctcctcttctccaggctaaacaaccccagctctctcagccgctcctcataagacttgttctccagccccctcaccagctttggtgctcttctctggactcgctccagagcctcaacatccctctCGTAGGACCAGGCAGCACCAGCGCAGCTGCTCTCCGCCCCCGGCCCCCGCTCCGCCCCCggccccccgccgcccgccggcTTTAAATGCGGGGCGGCCGCGGCGCTCCCCACCGCAGCCACCGGCACCCGCAGCCGCCCGCCATGGTCGAGGCTTTCTGCGCCACCTGGAAGCTGGTGGACAGCCACAACTTCGATGAGTACATGAAGGCGCTGGGTAGGTAGCGGCAAGTTTAGGAGATATGGAATTTTTTTGCAccactctaaaaaaaaaaaaaaccaaaaaaaaaccccatagccccccacaGGCTGCCAGAGGTGTAGGTGAGGCTTCTGCAGAGGCTGGGGAGGTTTGGGGAGCTGTGCCTCTGTCGATAGGGTTGATTCGATGCGGGTCATTCAGCCGGGGGGGTTGCGGGAGAAGCCGTCCTGctggggagaggcaggagaTGCCCTCGGGGTAGGGAGCGGGTTAAAAAGAAGGGCTGCCTGCAGATAAACTGGGAATGAacgaacaaaaaagaaaaaaaaacattatgcaGGAATGATAAAGGACCGAAATCCGCGTTTGCAGAAGCGGTTGCCGCCCGTTCCGCGGCGCTGCTCCTTGCGCGGTGCgcggaggggagggagaatgCAGAGCCCCATCCATGCGGGATGCCTGCGGATACTGAAGGTGTAAAGGCACAAGCGAAGCAAAGAGTGATAGCTCCAAGCTGTAATGCGAGGTTTCTGTACCTcgatgtgtgtgtgtggggggaaaaagcaaaaaatcgAGTGTCTGATGGATTTCTCTTTTCACTTGATGGTCTAGGAGTGGGTTTTGCAACGCGACAGGTGGGGAATGTGACTAAACCCACGGTGATAATCACCAGCGAGGGGGACAAAGTGGTGATCAGGACTCAAAGCACTTtcaaaaacacagaaatcagCTTTAAACTCGGAGAGGAATTTGATGAAACTACCCCCGACGATAGAAACTGCAAAGTAAGTGAAGTCTTGGGCTGTAGtggcttcttttttctcctcttcctccccacccccactcCAAGGCTGTATCTTTGGTAGGgtcaaaggggagaaaaaaatgtaacttcTGCTACTGCAAGTTGTAGCACtgtgaaggacagaaaaaagagaCAAGATTTCATCTTACTTGCCCCTCTTACACCATGTCTTGTCTGAAGCAAAGCTATGTCGCCAGCCCCGACTGCCTTCCAGTGTTGAAGAATTGTTAGCTGCCCACTTTTCTTTCAATCCAAATACCTTTCGGCATAACTTTTTCCAGTCAAAATGGGGAAATGCCTTCTTCCCTGCATCTTTGGGGACTTAACATAAATGGTATCCCAAAGCACATTTGAAACAGTAGTTCTTGTGAGAGTGGAACTCAAAGGAAGCAACTTTTTTAATCCTTTGACACAAACAGGAATTGTATAGAGTTCACGCTTAAAACGAGGATGATTCATGGGCTTGGCTTTAAAATGGCTGGGACT
This genomic window contains:
- the FABP7 gene encoding fatty acid-binding protein, brain, producing MVEAFCATWKLVDSHNFDEYMKALGVGFATRQVGNVTKPTVIITSEGDKVVIRTQSTFKNTEISFKLGEEFDETTPDDRNCKSVVTLDGDKLVHVQKWDGKETNFVREIKDGKMVMTLTFGDVVAVRHYEKA